Proteins from a single region of Croceicoccus marinus:
- a CDS encoding SDR family NAD(P)-dependent oxidoreductase, which produces MSGMLEGKVAIVTGGAKGLGHGISRRLAREGASLLITGRDGAATERVAEEIRKEFGTGAVGMSADMGIKDDVLAMVQRAVDEFGGLDILVNNASLLSDGVLLEHKTDEMLKRTLEIGIWGNWWAMQAAFPHMKARGGGSVINFSSIDAQTGAWLHSDYNINKLGIVGLTRSAAVEWGRFNVRVNAIAPTGLGQVFAKLVDEVPGFLENVVATNPLKRAGDPENDIGPVVVFLASDMSRFVTGEMINVDGGQNLPGYVSIPHNLKELEKGET; this is translated from the coding sequence ATGAGCGGAATGCTCGAAGGTAAAGTGGCAATCGTAACGGGCGGGGCGAAGGGCCTTGGCCATGGCATTTCGCGTCGTCTGGCGCGCGAAGGCGCTTCGCTACTCATTACTGGGCGCGACGGTGCTGCGACCGAACGGGTGGCCGAAGAGATCCGCAAGGAATTCGGAACCGGTGCAGTCGGCATGTCCGCCGATATGGGCATCAAGGATGACGTGCTGGCCATGGTGCAGCGCGCGGTGGATGAATTCGGCGGCCTCGATATTCTGGTCAATAATGCTTCGTTATTGTCTGACGGTGTCCTGCTGGAGCACAAGACGGACGAGATGCTCAAGCGCACGCTGGAAATTGGCATCTGGGGTAACTGGTGGGCCATGCAGGCCGCCTTTCCGCACATGAAGGCACGCGGCGGCGGTTCGGTTATCAATTTCAGCTCCATCGACGCGCAGACCGGGGCGTGGCTCCACAGCGACTACAACATCAACAAGCTTGGCATCGTCGGGTTGACACGTAGTGCCGCGGTTGAATGGGGCCGCTTCAATGTCCGCGTTAATGCCATCGCTCCGACCGGCCTTGGTCAGGTCTTCGCAAAGCTGGTCGACGAGGTTCCAGGCTTTCTTGAAAATGTCGTTGCGACCAATCCGCTGAAACGCGCGGGCGACCCTGAAAACGACATCGGTCCGGTCGTCGTGTTCCTTGCTTCGGACATGTCGCGCTTCGTCACTGGCGAAATGATCAATGTCGATGGCGGACAGAACCTGCCCGGCTATGTCAGCATCCCCCACAATCTCAAAGAACTTGAAAAGGGGGAAACATGA
- a CDS encoding aromatic-ring-hydroxylating dioxygenase subunit beta produces the protein MTWITKSTAAPDSTTILRGLVSKKRVPLGSEIYNRLLETLYDEAAALDERRIDDWIAMLAPDIIYQAPIRLTRTGPNRDRDVMRTMFHFDENYDSLVMRSGRLQKSAWAEDPPSRCRRFVTNVRVGELDTPGEYEVVSYLFLERSRGDSPENENTTAERRDVWREVDGEYRLARREIIVDQSVLGMSNFAVFL, from the coding sequence ATGACCTGGATTACCAAATCGACCGCCGCCCCCGATTCCACCACGATCCTTCGCGGCCTGGTTTCCAAGAAGCGCGTGCCGCTGGGCTCGGAAATCTATAACCGGCTCCTAGAGACGCTGTATGACGAAGCCGCCGCTCTCGACGAGCGCCGGATCGATGACTGGATCGCGATGCTTGCGCCGGACATCATCTATCAGGCGCCGATCCGCCTGACGCGTACCGGTCCGAACCGCGACCGTGACGTCATGCGCACGATGTTCCATTTCGACGAGAATTACGATTCGCTCGTGATGCGTTCAGGGCGTTTGCAGAAAAGCGCATGGGCCGAAGATCCGCCGTCGCGTTGTCGCCGTTTCGTGACCAATGTCCGCGTGGGCGAGCTCGACACGCCGGGCGAATATGAAGTCGTCAGCTATCTCTTTCTCGAACGTAGCCGCGGCGACAGTCCGGAAAACGAGAATACCACCGCCGAACGCCGCGATGTCTGGCGCGAAGTGGACGGCGAATACAGGCTGGCCCGCCGCGAGATCATCGTCGATCAGTCGGTGCTCGGCATGTCCAATTTCGCGGTGTTCCTGTAA
- a CDS encoding acyl-CoA dehydrogenase family protein: MATLAKAPLEQVCGWADKSVADKLVARAKELRPFLAEQAPEGEKRRSPTEAVDRMLKEEGFLQLIVPQRLGGFGLSPTDFSRVQMEIAKGDPAVSWVMQIINGTTWVTSLAPDSVQDAVFADGPQPVCGAYNPPGKARKVDGGWIINGAWPYMSGSRQATWTQQGVVLEDYDGPVVPGINMCYIPMSEFEIKDTWFVSGMQGTGSDTAIAKDVFIPDSQMALMNERTGQIDPTKKHFGAPSDLVPAVPMVRTTGLAQLIGAVEAMLEIVTAESGKPVLTTTIGPRTGSGAYMRDLGEAAALVETAKTILFSLAAKLDRVGMGEEFTAEEKVRHRAMGGQIVESIHAASESLMFQAGSSGFSLDKPINRYWRDISMALRHIQNIPTIGYEIQGRALAGGDPIAPPGSY; this comes from the coding sequence ATGGCTACTTTGGCAAAAGCACCTCTTGAGCAAGTTTGCGGATGGGCTGATAAATCCGTCGCAGACAAGCTTGTCGCCCGCGCGAAAGAACTTCGCCCGTTCCTGGCCGAGCAGGCGCCCGAAGGGGAAAAACGCCGCAGCCCGACGGAGGCGGTTGACCGAATGCTCAAGGAAGAAGGTTTCCTGCAACTGATCGTGCCGCAACGCCTCGGCGGCTTTGGCCTTTCGCCCACCGATTTCTCCCGCGTCCAGATGGAGATCGCCAAAGGCGACCCGGCAGTAAGCTGGGTCATGCAGATCATCAATGGCACTACCTGGGTCACCAGCCTTGCGCCGGACAGCGTGCAGGACGCTGTTTTTGCCGACGGACCGCAGCCGGTGTGCGGCGCGTATAACCCGCCCGGCAAGGCGCGCAAGGTTGACGGCGGCTGGATTATCAATGGCGCGTGGCCCTATATGTCGGGTTCGCGACAGGCGACTTGGACGCAACAGGGCGTCGTTCTCGAGGATTACGACGGCCCCGTCGTACCCGGCATCAACATGTGCTACATTCCGATGAGCGAATTCGAGATCAAGGATACTTGGTTCGTCAGCGGCATGCAGGGCACCGGTTCCGACACCGCGATTGCAAAAGACGTTTTCATTCCTGACAGCCAGATGGCTTTGATGAATGAACGCACCGGACAAATCGATCCCACCAAGAAACATTTCGGCGCGCCGTCGGACCTTGTTCCCGCAGTTCCGATGGTGCGGACCACCGGTCTTGCCCAGCTTATCGGCGCGGTCGAAGCCATGCTTGAGATCGTGACAGCGGAATCGGGCAAACCCGTCCTTACCACGACGATCGGACCGCGCACTGGATCGGGTGCATATATGCGCGATCTGGGTGAAGCTGCCGCATTGGTCGAAACTGCCAAGACCATCCTGTTCAGCCTTGCCGCAAAGCTCGATCGGGTCGGAATGGGTGAAGAGTTCACGGCTGAGGAAAAGGTTCGCCATCGTGCGATGGGCGGCCAGATCGTCGAATCGATCCACGCGGCCAGTGAATCGCTCATGTTCCAGGCCGGTTCGTCGGGCTTTTCGCTCGATAAGCCGATCAACCGTTACTGGCGCGACATTTCGATGGCGCTTCGGCACATCCAGAACATTCCCACGATCGGCTATGAAATTCAGGGCCGCGCCCTTGCCGGTGGCGATCCAATAGCACCTCCGGGCTCTTACTAA
- a CDS encoding 12-oxophytodienoate reductase → MRTELNPLFSPFSCKTLQVPNRFVMSPMTRQFSPGGIPGENVADYYARRAASDVGLIVTEGIGVDHPSAIGEGSMGEKDIPVLHGDAALQGWRNVVDRVHKGGGRIVPQLWHMGAVRKDASPPHPEARSLHPGNMDEDDIADVVAAFARSAANAKDVGFDGIALHGAHGYLLDSFMWEQMNNRDDDWGGDVARRTRFPVKVVEAVREAVGPDMPIIFRISQWKLQDYDAQLADTPEGLGVIVKALAEAGVDIFDVSTRVFSRPAFADSDMGLAGWIRRLSGRPTMTVGGIGFDKELAASFTQQTTVLDNLDEVVRRFEAGEFDLVAIGRALLMDPQWVVKAKEGEAFKPFDISAYARLE, encoded by the coding sequence ATGCGTACCGAATTGAATCCGCTGTTTTCACCATTCTCGTGTAAGACGTTGCAGGTGCCTAATCGCTTCGTAATGTCGCCGATGACGCGGCAGTTCAGTCCCGGGGGCATTCCGGGTGAGAATGTTGCCGATTATTACGCGCGCCGCGCGGCCAGCGATGTCGGGTTGATCGTAACCGAAGGGATCGGCGTCGATCATCCTTCGGCCATCGGTGAGGGCAGCATGGGCGAAAAGGACATTCCTGTCCTGCATGGCGATGCCGCCCTGCAGGGCTGGCGCAATGTCGTTGACCGGGTGCACAAGGGTGGTGGCCGGATCGTGCCACAATTGTGGCACATGGGCGCCGTGCGCAAGGACGCCAGCCCGCCCCATCCCGAAGCGCGCTCGCTCCATCCGGGAAACATGGATGAAGACGATATCGCCGATGTCGTCGCTGCCTTCGCACGCAGTGCAGCCAATGCCAAGGACGTGGGATTTGACGGGATCGCGCTACATGGTGCGCATGGCTATCTGCTCGACAGCTTCATGTGGGAGCAGATGAACAACCGCGATGACGATTGGGGCGGGGACGTCGCTCGCCGAACGCGTTTTCCTGTCAAGGTTGTCGAGGCGGTCCGCGAAGCCGTCGGCCCCGATATGCCGATCATATTCCGCATATCGCAATGGAAGCTGCAGGATTACGATGCGCAGCTTGCCGATACGCCCGAAGGCCTTGGTGTTATCGTTAAGGCCCTGGCCGAAGCCGGGGTCGATATTTTCGATGTCAGCACGCGGGTATTCTCCCGCCCGGCGTTCGCCGATTCCGACATGGGACTTGCCGGCTGGATACGCCGCCTGTCCGGTCGCCCGACCATGACGGTCGGCGGCATCGGCTTCGACAAGGAACTGGCAGCCAGTTTCACGCAGCAGACCACCGTTCTCGACAATCTGGACGAGGTTGTCCGCCGGTTCGAAGCAGGCGAATTTGATCTGGTGGCGATCGGTCGGGCCTTGCTGATGGACCCGCAATGGGTGGTAAAGGCCAAGGAAGGCGAGGCTTTCAAGCCCTTCGACATCTCGGCCTATGCACGACTGGAGTGA
- a CDS encoding NAD(P)/FAD-dependent oxidoreductase: MVVGSGLAGFGVLRELRRLSPEARLVMVTLEDGHFYSKPALSTALAKGKTSETLVTTPAEKMIANLKLDARIGREAEAIDRAGKALLTTGGPIQYDSLILATGAEPVRPQIGGDAAHRAISVNQLEHYDRFRKELPDGARVLIIGAGLVGTEFANDLITNGYRPIVVDMLDNPLAQLVPPAVGEKVRDTLQEKGVEWHLGRKVDAIDYLQPSPGYVATLDDGTRVEADVVLSAVGLRPNVELAREAGLEIGRGIKVNEFGQTSDRDIYAIGDCAEYPNGLAAYVTPIMAAARGIAPSALGTPTQIRFPPLSVQVKTTVFPINLLPPAMALRGEWRQVESDAEGDKHLFVDSDNRVQGYVLTQGKCEQRMEMDKLMGKWHERNARR, from the coding sequence GTGGTCGTCGGTAGCGGCCTTGCGGGCTTCGGGGTCCTGCGCGAATTGCGCAGGCTCTCGCCCGAGGCCCGGCTCGTCATGGTGACGCTGGAGGACGGGCATTTCTATTCCAAGCCCGCCCTATCCACGGCGCTCGCCAAGGGTAAGACAAGCGAAACGCTGGTCACGACCCCGGCCGAAAAGATGATCGCCAATCTCAAGCTCGATGCTCGCATCGGGCGCGAGGCAGAGGCCATCGACCGTGCCGGCAAGGCGCTTTTGACCACTGGCGGACCGATCCAGTACGATTCCCTGATCCTGGCAACCGGCGCCGAGCCGGTTCGACCGCAGATCGGTGGCGATGCCGCGCATCGCGCCATTTCGGTGAACCAGCTCGAACATTACGATCGCTTTCGCAAGGAATTGCCAGATGGCGCGCGCGTCCTGATCATTGGCGCAGGTCTTGTCGGAACCGAATTCGCCAACGACCTGATCACCAACGGCTACCGGCCGATCGTCGTCGATATGCTGGATAATCCCCTCGCGCAGCTCGTCCCGCCCGCGGTGGGCGAGAAGGTGCGCGATACGCTGCAGGAAAAGGGTGTGGAGTGGCATCTAGGCCGCAAGGTCGACGCCATCGACTATCTCCAGCCCTCGCCCGGATATGTCGCCACACTTGATGACGGTACGCGGGTAGAGGCGGATGTCGTTCTGTCCGCCGTCGGGCTGCGCCCGAACGTCGAACTGGCCCGCGAAGCCGGGCTGGAAATCGGCCGCGGCATAAAGGTCAATGAATTCGGGCAAACGAGCGACCGCGACATATACGCGATCGGCGATTGCGCCGAATATCCCAACGGCCTTGCCGCCTATGTCACGCCGATCATGGCAGCGGCCCGCGGGATTGCGCCCAGCGCGTTGGGCACGCCGACCCAGATCAGATTCCCTCCCCTTTCGGTGCAAGTGAAGACGACCGTGTTCCCGATCAACCTGCTGCCGCCTGCGATGGCTTTGCGGGGCGAGTGGCGGCAGGTGGAAAGTGACGCAGAGGGCGACAAGCATCTGTTCGTCGATAGCGACAACAGGGTTCAGGGTTACGTCCTGACACAGGGAAAATGCGAACAACGCATGGAAATGGATAAATTGATGGGGAAATGGCATGAGCGGAATGCTCGAAGGTAA
- a CDS encoding nuclear transport factor 2 family protein: MNINCGIDTGLSAQDERSISAVLIAYASAIDLRDWDLFRSCFIADCQADYGDFGSWQNIADFTDYMREAHARLGPTLHRISNIKLTNAQAGANATSYVDALLSPENKQGPMHRGIGSYDDFIVRTSDGWKIARRTFTALIIGSERDQA; this comes from the coding sequence ATGAACATCAATTGCGGGATCGATACCGGGCTCAGCGCCCAGGACGAACGCTCGATCAGTGCCGTACTGATCGCCTATGCAAGCGCCATAGACTTGCGGGACTGGGACTTGTTCCGCAGTTGCTTCATCGCCGATTGCCAAGCCGATTACGGAGACTTTGGCAGCTGGCAGAATATCGCCGACTTTACCGATTACATGCGGGAAGCCCATGCGCGGCTGGGCCCGACGCTGCACCGGATCAGCAATATCAAGCTGACCAATGCCCAAGCCGGTGCCAATGCAACCAGCTATGTCGATGCGCTGCTGAGCCCGGAAAACAAGCAGGGTCCGATGCATCGCGGGATCGGCTCATACGATGACTTCATTGTCCGGACGAGCGATGGCTGGAAGATTGCGCGGCGCACTTTCACGGCGTTAATCATCGGATCGGAGAGGGATCAGGCATAA
- a CDS encoding TetR/AcrR family transcriptional regulator: MKFQPEFAASAEVGDDFVMSPSVIKILSGALDAIAERGVRRLSMSDIIEASGVSRGTLYRYFSSKDDVLAAVAEFVCIGFENGIREAAEGIDDPIERFRQVMQFYARYTNENSPDRVFEVEPRFHLSFFRSRFARYKLAVHSALEPTFKYIEAKLGKTINAIAFVEILVRLQLSTLLVPADENWLMLWNESADSLEKWLLDTADQTV, from the coding sequence ATGAAGTTCCAGCCTGAATTTGCCGCCTCTGCCGAGGTAGGAGACGATTTTGTTATGTCTCCCAGCGTCATAAAGATCCTGTCGGGAGCGCTGGATGCCATAGCCGAGCGCGGCGTCAGGCGCCTTTCGATGAGCGACATCATCGAAGCGAGCGGCGTCTCGCGCGGCACGCTTTATCGCTATTTCTCCAGCAAGGACGACGTACTTGCCGCAGTCGCAGAGTTTGTCTGCATCGGGTTCGAAAATGGCATTCGCGAAGCGGCGGAAGGCATCGATGACCCGATCGAACGGTTCCGGCAGGTGATGCAGTTCTATGCGCGCTACACCAATGAGAATTCCCCCGATCGCGTTTTCGAAGTCGAACCGCGGTTTCACCTGTCGTTCTTCCGCAGTAGGTTTGCCCGATACAAGCTGGCCGTCCATTCGGCGTTGGAACCTACCTTCAAATATATCGAGGCAAAGCTTGGCAAGACTATAAATGCCATAGCTTTCGTTGAAATACTTGTTCGCCTCCAGTTGAGCACCCTTCTGGTGCCAGCCGACGAGAACTGGTTGATGCTCTGGAATGAAAGCGCGGACAGCCTTGAAAAATGGCTACTCGACACCGCCGACCAGACTGTCTGA
- a CDS encoding aromatic ring-hydroxylating dioxygenase subunit alpha → MLQKSKLVLRDGTSLDDLIMRESNEVSLRVMTDEELYKLEMEKIFAKTWLLLGHESEIPEAGDFIVRDMAEDNVIVARGQDGDVHVSLNVCPHRGMRVCLGEAGNKRVHQCIYHGWAFRPNGDFIGAPVEREKMHGNDVDKKTLGLKKARVHLYGGLIFATWNVDGPSFDEYLGDIKYYMDQLFCRTNRGLELLGPPQRFTLPCNWKVPGEQSGSDGFHTLTLHRSLMEGGVMGGTAETIYDQAPGMYGVDVSCEQGHSLRCLEAEKTFKMFADVPFEGKSTRERLELLTPPGITKDMIPELFENLTEDQVAQLATIPPQVGGMFPNILIAFIFAPRTDGGSSGALSLHAYVPKGPDKVEFVNYLFAEKDAPEQMKRDMLQNSIWNTGTSGVIEQDDADVWPVIMKNARGAVSKDMTLKYQALHGHERPEGWVGEGLLYPGFTKDDTQWNWWLAYYDLMDAV, encoded by the coding sequence ATGCTCCAGAAATCCAAACTCGTGTTGCGCGACGGAACGTCGCTTGACGATCTAATCATGCGTGAGAGCAACGAAGTTTCGCTCCGCGTTATGACCGACGAAGAGCTCTACAAGCTTGAGATGGAGAAGATTTTCGCCAAGACTTGGCTGCTGCTCGGTCACGAAAGCGAGATTCCGGAGGCGGGCGATTTCATCGTACGCGACATGGCCGAAGACAACGTCATCGTGGCCCGCGGACAGGACGGGGACGTTCATGTTTCCCTGAATGTCTGCCCGCACCGCGGCATGCGCGTGTGTCTTGGCGAAGCAGGCAACAAGCGCGTCCACCAGTGCATCTATCACGGCTGGGCCTTCCGCCCGAACGGCGATTTCATCGGTGCGCCGGTCGAACGCGAAAAGATGCATGGCAATGACGTCGACAAGAAAACGCTGGGTCTGAAGAAGGCCAGGGTGCATCTCTACGGCGGGCTGATCTTCGCCACCTGGAACGTCGACGGACCTTCGTTCGACGAGTATCTCGGCGACATCAAATATTACATGGACCAGCTTTTCTGCCGCACCAATCGCGGCCTCGAACTGCTCGGCCCGCCGCAGCGTTTCACCCTCCCCTGCAACTGGAAGGTTCCCGGCGAGCAATCGGGTTCGGACGGCTTCCACACCTTGACCCTGCACCGCTCGCTGATGGAAGGCGGAGTCATGGGCGGCACGGCCGAGACGATCTATGATCAGGCACCCGGCATGTATGGCGTCGATGTTTCATGCGAGCAGGGCCATTCGCTGCGCTGCCTTGAGGCGGAAAAGACCTTCAAGATGTTCGCGGACGTGCCGTTCGAAGGCAAGTCCACGCGCGAGCGTCTGGAATTGCTCACCCCGCCGGGCATCACCAAGGACATGATCCCCGAACTTTTCGAGAACCTGACCGAAGATCAGGTTGCCCAGCTGGCAACCATTCCGCCGCAGGTCGGCGGCATGTTCCCCAACATCCTGATCGCCTTCATTTTCGCCCCGCGCACGGACGGGGGATCTTCTGGTGCCCTATCGCTGCATGCCTATGTGCCCAAGGGTCCGGACAAGGTGGAATTTGTGAATTATCTGTTCGCGGAGAAGGATGCGCCCGAACAGATGAAGCGCGACATGCTGCAGAACTCGATCTGGAATACCGGCACCTCCGGCGTGATCGAACAGGATGATGCCGACGTCTGGCCTGTAATCATGAAGAATGCGCGGGGCGCGGTCAGCAAGGACATGACGCTCAAGTATCAGGCCCTTCACGGCCACGAACGGCCCGAAGGCTGGGTTGGCGAAGGCTTGCTTTATCCCGGCTTCACCAAGGACGACACGCAGTGGAACTGGTGGCTGGCCTATTACGACCTGATGGACGCGGTTTGA
- a CDS encoding cytochrome P450 has translation MPEPVIPEHVPAALVKNFPYIFGMTTREEPHRTWAPRIHAEEPDIFFAPHAYPGGTPAWVVRRMDHLREVYFDTDTFSSKDFSPFAKLIGESWINTPVEIDPPNHAKYRKMANPLFTPKAVSALDDKIRQYAVDYVEAFRQRGECEFMAEFAFEFPIKVFLQLMDFPLDHTRRFLEWEYDLLHASDLGKIAAATRKVVDFLREQIEDRRKSPRDDIISYALAVDVDGAKLNNDELVGFSFNLFVGGLDTVSTNMGLQFAHLAREHDDQEFLRRNPEEIPHAIDELMRAYAAVTTFRTCTRETEFHGVRMMPGDKVMMSTTLAGRDPAEFDNPDKVDFGRRPRHVSFGYGPHTCIGMHLAKREMRIAVEEFLGRIPQFSIKPGHQLEYHLGMIQPVTLPLVWDV, from the coding sequence ATGCCCGAACCCGTCATTCCGGAGCATGTGCCTGCCGCGCTTGTGAAGAATTTCCCCTATATTTTCGGCATGACCACGCGCGAGGAACCGCATCGCACGTGGGCGCCCCGGATCCACGCCGAAGAGCCCGACATCTTCTTCGCACCCCACGCCTATCCCGGTGGAACGCCGGCGTGGGTGGTGCGGCGCATGGACCATCTTCGCGAGGTCTATTTCGATACCGACACCTTCTCCAGCAAGGATTTCTCTCCCTTCGCCAAGCTGATTGGCGAAAGCTGGATCAACACGCCGGTGGAAATCGATCCGCCGAACCACGCCAAGTATCGCAAGATGGCCAACCCGCTGTTCACCCCCAAGGCGGTATCCGCGCTCGATGACAAGATCCGGCAATACGCGGTGGATTACGTCGAAGCCTTTCGCCAGCGGGGCGAATGCGAATTCATGGCGGAGTTCGCGTTTGAATTCCCGATCAAGGTTTTCCTCCAACTGATGGATTTCCCGCTCGATCACACGCGGCGTTTCCTTGAATGGGAGTACGACCTGCTCCACGCTTCCGATCTGGGAAAGATCGCCGCGGCGACCCGCAAAGTCGTCGATTTCCTGCGCGAGCAGATAGAGGACCGACGCAAATCGCCTCGCGACGACATCATCAGCTATGCCCTTGCGGTCGACGTGGATGGCGCAAAGCTCAACAATGACGAGCTGGTCGGATTTTCCTTCAACCTGTTTGTCGGCGGGCTGGATACCGTCTCCACCAACATGGGCCTGCAATTCGCGCATCTCGCGCGCGAGCACGACGATCAGGAATTCCTCCGCCGCAATCCAGAGGAAATCCCGCATGCCATCGACGAACTGATGCGCGCCTATGCCGCGGTGACCACGTTCCGCACCTGCACCCGCGAAACCGAATTCCACGGAGTAAGGATGATGCCCGGCGATAAAGTGATGATGAGCACCACGCTGGCCGGGCGCGATCCGGCAGAGTTCGACAACCCCGACAAAGTCGATTTCGGGCGCAGGCCGCGTCATGTTTCCTTCGGCTATGGCCCGCACACCTGCATCGGCATGCATCTGGCGAAGCGCGAGATGCGGATCGCGGTCGAGGAGTTTCTCGGCCGCATCCCGCAGTTCAGTATCAAGCCTGGCCACCAGCTTGAATATCATCTGGGCATGATCCAGCCCGTCACCCTGCCGCTCGTCTGGGACGTCTAA
- a CDS encoding ferredoxin, which yields MSGNGKLKVVINKPACCGYGVCAEICPEVYKLDEHGIVYVDDEIVPEGLEDKAREGADACPQSALAVVDA from the coding sequence ATGTCTGGAAACGGTAAACTCAAGGTCGTGATCAACAAGCCCGCTTGCTGCGGCTATGGCGTCTGCGCGGAAATCTGCCCGGAAGTGTACAAGCTCGACGAACATGGCATCGTCTATGTCGATGACGAGATCGTGCCAGAGGGTCTGGAGGACAAGGCGCGCGAAGGGGCCGATGCCTGCCCGCAATCCGCATTGGCAGTGGTCGACGCCTGA
- a CDS encoding SDR family oxidoreductase, translating into MLDGKVAVVTGASAGIGAATAHILASAGARVLLVARRQDRLETLQQEIGDAAQFMALNLSDPSSASALLDHALAAFGKVDILVNNAGILRTSHHDDFDLDELDRMIAVNYSAVVRASILFARHMKAQGVGQIVNVSSIGAGIAAAGTGIYGGLKLALERFTEVLRVELAGSGVRVGLVSPGTTSTEIFEDMKSRGQPGWDEFLPAMQAGDIARAIRFMCEQTGNANAARMHIYATSETF; encoded by the coding sequence ATGCTGGATGGAAAAGTCGCTGTAGTGACAGGTGCCTCTGCGGGAATTGGGGCCGCGACGGCTCATATTCTCGCATCGGCTGGAGCGCGGGTTCTGCTGGTGGCGCGGCGGCAGGACCGGCTTGAAACGTTGCAGCAGGAAATCGGGGATGCTGCGCAATTCATGGCGCTCAACCTGTCCGATCCGTCGTCCGCGAGCGCGTTGCTGGACCATGCGCTGGCAGCGTTTGGCAAGGTCGACATCCTTGTGAACAATGCGGGGATCCTGCGCACCAGTCACCACGATGATTTCGATCTGGACGAACTCGACCGGATGATCGCGGTGAACTATTCGGCCGTCGTCCGCGCCAGCATATTGTTCGCCCGGCATATGAAGGCGCAGGGAGTTGGCCAGATCGTGAACGTGTCAAGCATTGGCGCCGGCATCGCCGCAGCCGGTACCGGCATATACGGGGGGCTGAAACTGGCGCTGGAGCGCTTTACCGAGGTGCTGCGGGTCGAGCTTGCCGGTTCCGGTGTCCGGGTCGGGCTGGTCTCGCCAGGCACGACTTCGACCGAGATCTTCGAAGACATGAAGTCCAGGGGCCAGCCCGGCTGGGACGAATTTCTACCGGCAATGCAGGCCGGGGATATTGCCCGCGCAATCCGCTTCATGTGCGAGCAGACGGGCAATGCCAATGCCGCACGCATGCACATCTATGCCACGTCGGAAACGTTCTGA
- a CDS encoding winged helix-turn-helix transcriptional regulator encodes MTTSDANAVGRDVSPEEYEALRRALTMISGKWKLEILWLLYHRTHRFGELQKTIRGVSQHVLTKQLRELEADGLITRKVYAEVPPRVEYSMTDATRELEATIQSLMHWWENHGINTRGK; translated from the coding sequence ATGACTACGTCTGATGCCAATGCTGTCGGGCGGGATGTCAGTCCCGAAGAATACGAGGCGCTTCGCCGCGCGTTGACGATGATTTCAGGCAAGTGGAAGCTTGAGATATTGTGGCTGCTGTATCATCGCACCCATCGTTTCGGGGAATTGCAGAAAACCATTCGCGGTGTTTCGCAGCATGTGCTGACCAAGCAGCTGCGCGAGCTTGAGGCGGACGGGCTGATCACGCGAAAAGTCTATGCCGAGGTGCCGCCCCGCGTTGAATATTCGATGACCGATGCCACGCGTGAGCTTGAGGCGACGATCCAGTCGCTGATGCACTGGTGGGAAAACCATGGCATCAATACGAGGGGTAAATGA
- a CDS encoding malonic semialdehyde reductase — MMAAEHDTIFAEARTFNSYTDRPVPSALLHELYDHLKWGPTSANSCPARFVFVTSEEAKERLLACVNEGNIAKVRSAPVTAIVAADTRFYEEMPKLFPSRDFASAFAGKTAVVDDLLARNVPLQGAYMIVAARGLGLDCGPMSGFDAEALNRAFFPDGRWEANFICALGYGDRTSLFPRNPRLRFEHACRIL; from the coding sequence ATGATGGCAGCAGAACATGACACGATTTTTGCGGAGGCGCGCACTTTCAACAGCTATACCGACAGGCCCGTGCCCTCTGCATTGCTGCATGAATTATACGATCATCTGAAATGGGGCCCCACCTCGGCCAATTCCTGCCCGGCGCGGTTTGTCTTCGTTACATCGGAAGAGGCGAAGGAGCGGTTGCTGGCCTGCGTGAACGAGGGGAACATCGCCAAGGTTCGCTCCGCGCCGGTCACCGCCATTGTCGCAGCGGATACCCGATTTTACGAGGAGATGCCCAAGCTGTTTCCGTCGCGCGATTTCGCGTCGGCCTTTGCGGGAAAGACCGCGGTTGTCGACGATCTGCTGGCGCGCAACGTGCCGCTGCAGGGAGCGTATATGATTGTCGCGGCGAGAGGATTGGGATTGGATTGCGGGCCCATGTCGGGCTTTGATGCAGAGGCGCTGAACCGCGCTTTTTTTCCCGATGGCCGCTGGGAAGCGAATTTCATCTGCGCCCTAGGATATGGTGACAGGACGAGCTTGTTTCCTCGTAATCCGCGATTGCGGTTTGAGCATGCCTGCCGGATCCTCTGA